A region from the Candidatus Diapherotrites archaeon genome encodes:
- a CDS encoding Glu/Leu/Phe/Val dehydrogenase, translating into MTIYDPFGPEKIIQLYDPKSGMRGVIVIDNTARGPGKGGTRMTGSVSLQEVMRLARTMTWKNAMADLPFGGAKSGIIFDPHSHSPQKKKQIVEAFGRALKGMAPHLYIGAPDMNMAEKEMAWIVQSVGNRKAVTGKPFSMRGLPHELGSTGFGVAHATLLGIHHIGMNPEEARVAIEGYGNVGTFVHQYLSEWGVMVTAASDSKGVISDNRGLDYERLIKIKKEQGSVTKYQGKYARVSSNILTAPANVLVTAAIPDLVTMENISQVKHSLLVEGSNIPMSLSVEKRLHARGTYVIPDFVANAGGVISSYVEHIGGTQNQMFRMVESKIKKNVKAMFHEHRNKESPRDAAMRLAIRRVKQGKWKGPKV; encoded by the coding sequence ATGACTATTTATGATCCATTCGGTCCCGAGAAAATCATCCAGTTGTACGATCCCAAATCCGGGATGCGCGGGGTAATCGTAATTGATAACACCGCTCGCGGCCCCGGGAAAGGGGGCACGCGCATGACGGGAAGTGTGAGTCTCCAGGAAGTGATGCGCCTCGCCCGCACGATGACATGGAAGAATGCCATGGCCGATCTCCCCTTCGGAGGGGCCAAATCTGGTATTATCTTTGATCCTCATTCCCATTCCCCTCAAAAAAAGAAGCAAATCGTCGAAGCATTCGGCCGCGCCCTTAAGGGAATGGCCCCCCATCTGTATATCGGGGCGCCCGACATGAACATGGCCGAGAAAGAGATGGCCTGGATTGTTCAGTCCGTGGGAAACCGGAAGGCCGTTACCGGTAAACCCTTTTCCATGCGCGGCCTCCCTCATGAGTTAGGATCCACTGGCTTCGGGGTGGCGCATGCCACATTATTAGGCATTCATCACATAGGGATGAACCCCGAGGAGGCACGCGTGGCCATCGAAGGGTATGGCAACGTGGGCACGTTCGTCCACCAATACTTATCCGAATGGGGAGTTATGGTGACTGCGGCTTCCGATTCCAAAGGGGTCATTTCAGATAACCGGGGATTGGATTATGAGCGCCTAATCAAAATTAAAAAAGAACAGGGGAGCGTGACCAAATACCAAGGGAAATACGCCCGGGTTTCTTCCAACATCCTCACCGCGCCCGCCAACGTATTAGTCACGGCGGCCATCCCCGATCTGGTGACGATGGAAAACATCTCCCAGGTCAAACATTCCCTCCTCGTGGAAGGGAGCAACATCCCCATGTCCTTGAGTGTGGAGAAGCGTCTCCACGCGCGTGGCACGTATGTCATTCCCGATTTCGTGGCCAACGCGGGAGGCGTTATTTCTTCCTATGTGGAGCATATCGGGGGCACCCAAAACCAGATGTTCCGGATGGTGGAGTCCAAGATCAAGAAGAACGTGAAAGCCATGTTCCACGAGCATCGTAATAAAGAATCCCCACGCGACGCCGCCATGCGCCTCGCCATCCGGCGAGTAAAGCAGGGCAAATGGAAAGGACCTAAGGTGTAA
- the tgt gene encoding tRNA guanosine(34) transglycosylase Tgt, with protein MPSPFSLAHEDGQASARAGKLNLSHGKVETPFFMPVATKGSVKHLTINEASQIGYRCLIANAFIFYLRPGLDVVERAGGIHSFMGWKHNLFTDSGGFQILDEGFLRARTEEGVVLNNPFTKKPDLFTPERCMEVQMRLGSDVAMCLDDVPRFGEDKGKPFYAETLQRTLQWAQRCRSSHESKKQLLFGISQGGTFLDLRKKGLDSLKEMGFDGMALGGLAIGEPKPTMQRIISLGRKTISADMPLYVMGLGTPEDIIQAISNGADIFDSAFPTRTARHGLALTSSGRISIRHSKYASDFSPLDLDCSCLICHSHSRAFLHHLSKNNEESGARFLTHHNLAFLQRTLEEARTAIRENEFHSFATQFLQSFHSGQVPSQL; from the coding sequence ATGCCTTCTCCCTTTTCTCTTGCCCATGAAGATGGGCAAGCTTCTGCGCGTGCAGGGAAATTGAATCTCTCCCATGGGAAGGTCGAAACCCCTTTTTTCATGCCCGTGGCCACCAAAGGAAGCGTGAAGCACCTCACTATCAACGAAGCCTCCCAGATAGGTTACCGGTGCCTGATTGCCAATGCCTTCATATTCTATCTCCGCCCCGGCCTGGACGTGGTTGAGCGAGCGGGGGGTATTCATTCGTTCATGGGTTGGAAGCACAACCTTTTCACCGATTCCGGGGGTTTCCAAATCCTGGACGAAGGGTTTCTCCGCGCCCGCACGGAAGAGGGGGTGGTGCTCAACAATCCCTTCACCAAAAAGCCGGACTTGTTTACTCCCGAGCGATGCATGGAGGTACAAATGCGTTTGGGCAGCGATGTGGCCATGTGTCTGGATGATGTTCCCCGGTTTGGGGAGGATAAGGGTAAACCGTTTTATGCGGAAACACTCCAGCGAACGTTGCAGTGGGCCCAGCGCTGTCGTTCCTCGCATGAATCCAAGAAACAGTTGTTGTTTGGTATTTCTCAGGGTGGAACTTTTTTGGATTTGCGAAAAAAGGGTTTAGACTCTTTGAAAGAAATGGGTTTCGACGGGATGGCTTTGGGGGGCCTCGCCATCGGCGAACCCAAACCCACGATGCAACGCATTATATCCCTGGGTAGAAAAACCATTTCGGCGGATATGCCCCTCTACGTGATGGGGTTGGGTACTCCAGAAGATATCATCCAGGCCATTTCAAATGGGGCAGACATTTTCGATTCGGCATTTCCAACCCGAACCGCCCGTCATGGCCTCGCCCTCACTTCCAGTGGAAGGATTTCTATCCGCCATTCCAAGTACGCTTCCGATTTTTCCCCACTTGATTTGGATTGTTCATGCCTCATCTGCCATTCCCATTCTCGCGCTTTCCTGCACCATCTTTCAAAAAATAATGAGGAGTCCGGCGCCCGTTTCTTAACGCATCATAATCTCGCGTTCCTCCAGCGCACCCTGGAAGAGGCCCGCACGGCTATTCGTGAAAACGAATTCCATTCCTTTGCCACGCAATTCCTCCAATCCTTCCACTCTGGGCAGGTGCCCTCACAGTTATAA
- a CDS encoding CBS domain-containing protein, with protein MAFTAPKIQDILIPDFQRVAHDAPVTSLYTALGKSKGVPALVFKGKDFAGLVTASELLRNVNASRTKVSTLLRKTPSLKFSDSLETAIHLMRDADVRVLPVMVRGNVVGIVRARDILKALIKHPVFDQVTASRLATLSPYSVSPNDDLGKALTIMRDNHVRKLAVTDARGLPVGLIKLEDLAGDILAKMDTGPDKYFRMGKDAQSISKPSPMSMKVAGIMEDLPVIVDPEARMRDVLKQMAKQNNPAVLVKHNMLIATQDVYNYYLAALLPQTLPIAISHLPDVDGIDQGFIEQTLERTFQKLMRVLKSDHHLHAVYKQVQKSGLRARTNVRLSLEGAGRSYHAEATDWKVRLATVEACKTIEKEVLRAFRSNSSRKNRAV; from the coding sequence ATGGCATTCACAGCTCCCAAAATCCAAGATATTCTGATTCCTGATTTCCAGCGCGTGGCGCACGACGCGCCGGTGACGTCCCTATATACTGCTTTGGGGAAGAGCAAGGGTGTCCCTGCTCTCGTGTTCAAAGGGAAGGATTTCGCCGGCCTCGTAACGGCCTCCGAGTTGCTTCGGAATGTGAATGCCTCCCGGACAAAGGTTTCCACCCTCCTCCGGAAAACGCCTTCCTTAAAATTTTCGGATTCACTTGAAACGGCTATTCACCTCATGCGGGATGCGGATGTCCGGGTTTTACCTGTCATGGTTAGAGGAAACGTCGTGGGGATCGTGCGCGCCAGAGATATATTGAAAGCCCTCATCAAACATCCTGTTTTTGACCAAGTGACTGCGTCCCGGTTGGCCACCCTTTCTCCCTATTCAGTATCCCCAAATGATGACCTCGGCAAAGCGCTCACTATCATGCGCGATAACCACGTGCGCAAACTTGCCGTTACGGACGCGCGGGGCCTTCCAGTGGGGTTGATAAAACTGGAGGATCTGGCCGGTGATATCCTGGCCAAGATGGATACGGGCCCCGATAAATATTTCCGGATGGGCAAGGATGCCCAATCCATATCCAAACCCTCCCCTATGAGCATGAAGGTCGCGGGCATCATGGAAGATCTCCCCGTGATTGTGGATCCCGAGGCCCGGATGCGGGATGTCCTAAAACAGATGGCCAAACAGAACAATCCGGCCGTCCTGGTAAAGCACAACATGCTCATCGCGACGCAGGATGTGTATAACTATTATCTGGCGGCGCTTCTTCCTCAAACCCTGCCCATCGCCATCTCTCATCTCCCGGATGTGGATGGGATTGATCAAGGGTTCATCGAGCAGACTTTGGAGCGGACATTCCAGAAGCTCATGCGCGTTCTGAAAAGCGATCATCACTTGCATGCTGTCTACAAGCAGGTTCAAAAATCAGGCTTGCGAGCCCGAACCAATGTCCGATTGTCCCTTGAAGGCGCGGGTCGCTCCTACCATGCCGAAGCCACGGATTGGAAGGTCCGCCTCGCTACCGTAGAGGCGTGTAAAACCATCGAGAAAGAGGTTTTACGGGCATTTAGATCCAATTCCTCCCGCAAGAATAGGGCAGTTTAA